A window of Pyrobaculum aerophilum str. IM2 contains these coding sequences:
- the dcd gene encoding dCTP deaminase, producing the protein MILANDELKKLISTGRLKVDPLYPDTIRENGLDLRIGGEYAIYAYEGVVIKPCELESARHLFRVVKADEVVIPPRNFALLTTEEYVKMPDDVVGFANLRSTLARYGLVIPPTIVDAGFEGNITIEVVNETPNTIVLRRGMRFLHLVLAKTEGRAQYSGLYQGQRGVTPPKGLKNEC; encoded by the coding sequence ATGATATTGGCTAATGACGAGTTGAAGAAGTTAATATCAACTGGCAGACTAAAGGTAGATCCCCTCTACCCAGACACTATTAGGGAAAACGGCCTGGACTTGAGGATCGGCGGCGAGTACGCCATATACGCCTATGAGGGCGTTGTGATAAAGCCGTGTGAGCTGGAGAGCGCTAGGCACCTCTTCCGCGTTGTGAAGGCCGATGAAGTGGTAATACCGCCACGTAATTTTGCTCTGCTTACCACTGAGGAGTACGTTAAAATGCCTGATGATGTAGTGGGATTTGCCAATTTGAGGTCGACTCTAGCCCGCTACGGTCTAGTCATACCGCCGACTATAGTAGACGCGGGCTTTGAGGGGAATATAACTATTGAGGTAGTGAACGAGACCCCCAACACTATAGTGCTTAGGCGGGGCATGCGCTTCTTGCACCTAGTCTTGGCTAAGACTGAGGGCAGGGCGCAGTACTCTGGCCTCTACCAGGGGCAGAGAGGCGTCACCCCGCCCAAAGGGCTCAAGAACGAGTGTTAG
- a CDS encoding MoaD/ThiS family protein, which translates to MPRVKLAGVLVALAGGRDEVVLEGATVKEILSALSSISPKLYKRVVGEDGRPRADIYIAVNDVDIRLLSGLNTPVKKDDVVLLLAYIHPG; encoded by the coding sequence ATGCCCAGAGTGAAATTAGCAGGCGTCCTCGTGGCGCTAGCTGGCGGTAGAGACGAAGTGGTATTGGAGGGCGCAACAGTCAAGGAGATTTTGTCGGCACTGTCATCAATATCCCCGAAGCTCTACAAACGCGTTGTGGGGGAAGACGGCCGGCCCCGAGCCGATATTTACATCGCCGTTAATGACGTTGACATCCGCTTGCTGTCTGGCTTGAATACGCCCGTGAAAAAAGACGACGTAGTCTTACTCTTAGCGTATATACACCCGGGCTAG
- a CDS encoding MGMT family protein, protein MICSQYGPVVVGWDGSKTFVNPSRCSKRVGLAEFLELINIDEIDKRLLYLLGIPRGYVTTYKLYAEVLGTSPRHVGWLMARNPLPVILPCHRVVKSDFSLGGYTGGVEVKKKLLAYEGALCGDRPCRVVRPRMIDDVRDALFKSLGLA, encoded by the coding sequence GTGATTTGTTCTCAGTACGGCCCTGTTGTAGTGGGGTGGGACGGCTCCAAGACTTTTGTAAATCCCAGCCGGTGTTCAAAAAGGGTAGGCCTAGCCGAGTTTCTAGAATTAATTAATATCGACGAGATAGACAAGAGGCTATTATACCTCCTGGGAATTCCCCGGGGCTATGTGACTACGTACAAACTATATGCCGAGGTGCTGGGCACAAGCCCCAGGCACGTGGGCTGGCTAATGGCGAGAAACCCCCTGCCGGTAATTTTGCCCTGTCACCGCGTGGTCAAGAGCGACTTCTCGCTGGGGGGCTATACTGGCGGCGTGGAGGTAAAAAAGAAGTTACTCGCCTATGAAGGCGCCTTGTGCGGGGATAGGCCCTGCCGCGTCGTGAGGCCCAGAATGATTGATGACGTGCGCGACGCTTTGTTCAAAAGCCTCGGGCTGGCATAG
- a CDS encoding ferredoxin, whose translation MPVKVKIDRSKCVVAHFCLFYAPTVFIPGDGGKPVISPEYASGGMEEGYVPEELYDQVKEAERHCPSRAIKVYRE comes from the coding sequence ATGCCCGTAAAGGTAAAGATAGACAGGTCTAAGTGCGTTGTCGCCCACTTCTGCCTGTTCTACGCCCCGACTGTTTTTATACCCGGCGATGGGGGCAAGCCGGTGATCTCGCCGGAATACGCCTCTGGTGGGATGGAAGAGGGGTACGTGCCGGAGGAATTGTACGACCAAGTCAAAGAGGCAGAGAGGCACTGCCCGTCTAGGGCGATAAAAGTGTATAGGGAATGA
- a CDS encoding HAD family hydrolase, whose protein sequence is MKIPPQAEAPRFKAVILDVDGVVTPFRSAWQRLHAILGTDGSLNRTLYKMGLINYYEWALYDTLLWHGAPRRLVEAYFQTTRGLEELCKVLKEAGVYIIAISAGLGYTRALSHCFHFYVVNDLIFQGGAVRTVAVSVSDKNKDAVAEKVLDLLGVKWEEAVAVGDGDADLPMLRKAGYSIAFNPVSEEVARAAKAVIRAETLYPLAKYIKALLKTQ, encoded by the coding sequence GTGAAAATTCCCCCGCAAGCGGAGGCGCCAAGGTTTAAAGCTGTAATACTGGACGTAGACGGCGTCGTTACCCCTTTTCGCTCTGCGTGGCAGAGGCTACATGCGATCCTGGGAACAGACGGGTCGTTAAATAGAACGCTGTATAAAATGGGGCTTATTAACTATTACGAATGGGCGTTGTATGACACATTGCTGTGGCACGGCGCCCCTAGGAGGCTGGTGGAGGCCTATTTCCAAACTACAAGGGGCTTGGAGGAGCTGTGCAAGGTGTTAAAAGAGGCGGGGGTGTATATAATAGCCATATCCGCCGGCTTGGGGTATACCAGGGCTTTGTCGCATTGTTTTCACTTCTACGTGGTAAACGACTTAATATTTCAAGGCGGCGCCGTGCGCACAGTCGCCGTGTCTGTCAGCGATAAGAATAAAGACGCCGTGGCGGAGAAAGTATTAGATCTCCTGGGAGTTAAGTGGGAGGAGGCTGTGGCCGTGGGGGACGGCGATGCCGATTTGCCCATGTTGAGAAAGGCGGGTTATTCAATAGCCTTTAATCCAGTCAGCGAAGAGGTCGCCAGGGCTGCCAAGGCGGTGATAAGAGCGGAGACTCTCTACCCGCTGGCCAAGTATATAAAGGCCCTTTTAAAAACTCAATAG
- a CDS encoding phosphate signaling complex PhoU family protein, with the protein MEVRRIIRVGERSFGITLPKEWVELHGLGVGSPVKIIVDREKITVLPGTEAGGMKKVLIKGDDVEKIIRDIIAYYIEGAEELDVETGNMSAVVTRIEGKLPGVVLMEIGGVLKLRIVTKEDINIDEAVRSMYTTVDAMFTLFLQMLSSDKRELAEEILRLDDQLDRLYFFSLRTVKRNIIQRPEHYVDYVITIKNLEHVGDAIDRATNYYLKNELGCKEEVISLFKKVYGFLQQAFEAFYNNDASKALAVLISRAALEKESLRAICPQATAVMHEAASIIGFAADIAEAAYSKCARK; encoded by the coding sequence GTGGAAGTCAGGAGAATTATTAGAGTTGGCGAGAGGTCTTTTGGAATAACTCTGCCAAAGGAATGGGTAGAGCTACACGGGCTGGGAGTGGGCTCTCCTGTGAAAATTATAGTAGACAGGGAGAAAATTACCGTACTGCCAGGGACTGAGGCAGGCGGGATGAAAAAAGTGTTAATTAAAGGCGACGACGTTGAGAAAATAATCCGCGACATTATTGCGTATTATATAGAGGGGGCTGAGGAGCTAGACGTGGAGACGGGCAATATGTCAGCCGTAGTGACTAGAATTGAGGGGAAGTTGCCCGGCGTTGTTTTAATGGAGATAGGCGGCGTGTTAAAACTTAGGATTGTGACCAAGGAAGACATCAATATTGACGAGGCCGTGAGGAGTATGTATACAACAGTCGATGCCATGTTTACGCTGTTTTTACAAATGCTCTCTTCAGACAAGAGAGAGTTGGCCGAGGAGATACTCCGTCTTGACGACCAGCTAGACAGGCTGTACTTTTTCTCCCTACGCACAGTCAAGCGTAATATAATCCAGAGGCCGGAGCACTACGTTGACTATGTAATCACAATCAAGAACTTAGAGCACGTGGGAGACGCCATTGACCGCGCCACAAATTACTATCTCAAAAACGAGCTGGGTTGTAAAGAGGAGGTGATAAGCTTGTTCAAAAAGGTGTACGGATTTTTACAACAAGCCTTTGAGGCCTTTTACAACAACGACGCCAGCAAGGCGCTTGCAGTCTTAATAAGCCGGGCGGCGCTAGAGAAGGAATCCCTCAGAGCTATATGCCCGCAAGCCACTGCAGTTATGCACGAGGCCGCGTCAATAATTGGCTTTGCCGCCGATATAGCCGAGGCGGCCTACTCAAAATGCGCGCGAAAATGA
- a CDS encoding DUF1614 domain-containing protein, whose product MRVILAWPFYGVLGLFYAGLAVLLMPFFTVSFVEVLKTAGVYTVAAVALGISITVLSLATSPVNIVIYTLTRREYLPVVDYVVVFGIPIPLPKVAMREEKSYIAVNLGGAVIPLAVATFLATKFFSPLLLASILIAALLTHAVSRVVPNVGVVTPALAPPIIAVLSALIAGGGPVATYITAVYGTIIGADVLNIKKVLAYKPPFVSIGGAGVFDGIYLSGVVATALSGLF is encoded by the coding sequence ATGAGAGTAATTCTCGCGTGGCCTTTTTACGGCGTATTGGGCCTTTTCTACGCCGGGCTGGCCGTCCTCTTAATGCCGTTTTTTACAGTGTCTTTTGTAGAGGTGTTAAAAACGGCGGGGGTGTACACAGTGGCGGCGGTCGCCCTAGGAATTTCTATAACGGTATTGAGCCTCGCCACGAGCCCCGTGAATATCGTGATATACACGCTGACGCGCAGGGAGTATTTGCCTGTGGTGGACTACGTGGTAGTTTTCGGCATACCCATTCCACTGCCAAAGGTGGCTATGAGGGAGGAGAAATCATATATAGCTGTAAATCTGGGAGGCGCCGTGATTCCCCTTGCAGTTGCGACTTTTCTGGCTACGAAGTTCTTCAGCCCTCTGCTCTTGGCCTCAATATTAATAGCCGCGTTGTTGACGCATGCAGTAAGTCGCGTAGTGCCTAATGTGGGCGTAGTAACCCCAGCCTTGGCGCCGCCTATTATCGCCGTGTTGTCTGCTTTAATAGCGGGGGGCGGGCCGGTGGCCACTTATATCACTGCTGTCTACGGCACGATTATAGGCGCAGACGTGTTGAATATTAAAAAAGTTCTGGCGTACAAACCGCCGTTTGTGTCCATAGGAGGGGCTGGGGTTTTCGACGGGATCTACCTAAGCGGAGTAGTGGCAACTGCGCTCTCGGGGCTGTTTTAA
- the ribC gene encoding riboflavin synthase, with the protein MTCIGVVDTTFARVNMGAVAIDEIKNLLPNATVKRITVPGIKNTVWGALRLIRDGCDAVIVLGWVGPTPVDKYSYLATSIGLMQLQIETGALILDVTVHEEEGGGDEKKLKEIALDRTRKHVWNLVEMLRGGLERYAGKGLRQGYPHAGEII; encoded by the coding sequence GTGACTTGCATAGGCGTCGTGGACACCACTTTCGCCAGGGTTAACATGGGCGCCGTGGCTATTGACGAAATTAAAAACCTCCTGCCCAACGCTACAGTCAAAAGAATTACAGTGCCTGGTATAAAAAACACTGTGTGGGGAGCCTTGAGGCTCATACGGGATGGTTGCGATGCCGTAATAGTGCTGGGCTGGGTGGGGCCCACTCCGGTGGATAAATACAGCTATTTGGCCACCTCCATAGGCCTAATGCAGTTGCAAATAGAAACGGGGGCTTTGATTCTAGACGTCACAGTCCACGAGGAGGAAGGCGGAGGCGATGAGAAAAAGCTTAAAGAAATTGCGCTGGACCGGACGAGGAAACACGTCTGGAACTTAGTGGAAATGTTGAGAGGAGGGCTTGAACGTTACGCCGGTAAGGGCCTCAGACAAGGCTATCCTCACGCCGGCGAGATTATATGA
- a CDS encoding CopG family ribbon-helix-helix protein codes for MKRFGVSLPKQVAEEVERLSQEIGVTRSEIVAAALQEYLESRRDHVKPEHNCMGIVLALSSSFSDIGEIIESYKPFIVAYTHLHVEGKCLTITVVRGDGGEVEKMVLEMGRRAQVIRYVPLE; via the coding sequence GTGAAACGCTTCGGAGTGTCTCTGCCAAAACAAGTAGCGGAGGAGGTGGAGAGGCTGTCCCAAGAAATCGGCGTAACTAGGAGCGAAATAGTGGCCGCCGCTTTGCAGGAGTATTTAGAATCTCGGAGAGATCACGTAAAACCGGAGCACAACTGCATGGGCATTGTCCTCGCCTTAAGCTCCTCTTTTTCAGACATAGGCGAAATAATTGAGTCGTACAAGCCTTTTATAGTGGCGTATACACATCTACACGTAGAGGGGAAGTGCTTAACAATAACTGTGGTGAGGGGCGACGGCGGCGAAGTTGAGAAAATGGTCCTTGAAATGGGGAGGAGGGCGCAGGTAATTCGCTACGTCCCGCTTGAATGA
- a CDS encoding M67 family metallopeptidase encodes MKVPKAFLEEARKKCAPEAECVALIFGISDTALSWRWMKNVAASPVFFKLDPEEVYKAIVEAEERGEELLAIFHTHPGPPTPSWEDVRHMRLWPVTWIIANVFDWHISAWRIDGGLKTIPLEFI; translated from the coding sequence ATGAAAGTGCCAAAGGCCTTTCTGGAAGAGGCGAGGAAGAAGTGCGCCCCAGAGGCCGAGTGCGTTGCTCTAATTTTTGGGATAAGCGATACGGCTTTGAGCTGGAGGTGGATGAAAAACGTAGCGGCGAGCCCCGTATTTTTCAAGCTAGATCCCGAGGAGGTGTATAAGGCGATTGTTGAGGCGGAGGAGAGGGGGGAGGAGTTGCTGGCCATTTTTCACACCCACCCCGGGCCTCCGACGCCGAGTTGGGAGGACGTTCGCCACATGAGGCTCTGGCCCGTGACGTGGATTATTGCCAACGTATTTGACTGGCATATATCGGCATGGCGGATTGACGGCGGGCTTAAAACAATCCCCCTGGAGTTTATATGA
- a CDS encoding M24 family metallopeptidase: MIIATTTVNFAYLTGVWLETYERFKAVVKCGDYIAVVVPALDAERVGGRVYSYRDGEDPAVVLKDAARGCESQVVYVDGGTTLRHFEIIKRAFPGAELRLADDLFRQMRAIKREEEVEKIKRAVEEIRRVLEALELAPGVSEREAAFFIYKALYEAGLEPGPILVQFGQNTSLPHQEPTGKKLQRGEAVVLDVTASYRGYFGDLTKSFYYGEPPAHYAEVYRLVEEAQLSALKAARPGALASDVDKAARSVIETRGYGRYFIHRTGHGLGLELHEAPDISPGSGDLLQPGMVFTIEPGVYIPGKYGVRLEIDVVVREKGAEIL; the protein is encoded by the coding sequence ATGATTATCGCCACGACGACAGTAAACTTCGCATATCTCACCGGCGTCTGGCTGGAGACGTACGAGCGGTTTAAGGCAGTGGTGAAGTGCGGCGATTATATTGCCGTAGTCGTCCCGGCGCTAGACGCCGAGAGAGTCGGCGGGAGGGTCTATTCCTATAGAGACGGGGAGGATCCAGCTGTTGTGCTGAAGGACGCGGCCCGGGGGTGCGAAAGCCAAGTGGTATACGTCGACGGGGGCACTACTCTCCGCCATTTTGAAATTATAAAAAGGGCTTTCCCCGGCGCCGAATTACGCTTAGCAGACGACTTGTTTAGACAAATGAGGGCTATTAAGCGGGAGGAAGAGGTGGAGAAGATAAAAAGGGCTGTTGAGGAAATACGCCGCGTGTTAGAGGCGTTGGAGCTGGCACCTGGAGTTTCTGAGAGAGAGGCGGCATTTTTTATCTACAAGGCGCTTTATGAGGCGGGGCTGGAGCCCGGCCCCATATTAGTGCAGTTCGGCCAGAACACTTCGCTTCCCCACCAAGAGCCCACGGGTAAGAAGTTACAAAGAGGCGAGGCAGTCGTGTTAGACGTAACAGCGTCTTATAGGGGGTACTTCGGCGATTTGACAAAATCTTTTTACTACGGAGAGCCCCCTGCCCATTACGCAGAGGTTTACAGACTAGTGGAGGAGGCCCAGCTCTCGGCGTTAAAAGCGGCGAGGCCCGGGGCGCTGGCCTCGGATGTGGACAAAGCCGCGCGTAGCGTTATAGAGACCAGGGGCTACGGCCGCTATTTTATACACCGCACGGGACACGGGCTAGGGCTAGAGCTCCACGAAGCGCCGGACATATCCCCCGGATCGGGGGATCTCCTACAGCCCGGCATGGTATTCACTATAGAGCCGGGGGTGTATATACCCGGCAAATACGGCGTCAGGCTGGAGATTGACGTAGTAGTGAGGGAAAAAGGCGCTGAGATTTTGTAA
- a CDS encoding hydantoinase B/oxoprolinase family protein — MRWELIYRATVYIAEEAGIALRNSAFSPNIRERMDHSVAVLNASGEIVAQAEHIPVHLGSFYVGVKNLFNALREAGVELEEGDVVALNDPYISGTHLNDVMVVTPVFWRGRLVAYIVNKAHHVDVGGPVPGSINPSAKTIYEEGFVLPPVKIIKRGEVNKEALSIWLSNVKTPEATIGDLNAQIAANRVGTRRIVELFDKYGALVEEAWKRAIEYGRLMTQSEISKWPRGVYVAEDYLELGDKFLKIAVRLTIGECVEANYSGTDPQVDAPLNAVLGVTYAATSFPIRCLIRGDVPINEGFYSCISVKAPEGSLLNPKRPAAVAGGNLETSQRTADAVFKALAEAMPDKVPAAGSGTMMNVMMGGVYQGKYWSYYETIGGGTGGRPGKHGVSGVHVNMTNTLNTPIEIAERTYPLLFTAYRIREGSGGRGKWRGGDGIVRAFKVLAPTRLAILADRFKIGPWGIQGGEAGKPGRAYVKKAGGRTIQLDSKTITDLEPGDEVVIETPGGGGWGPHNF; from the coding sequence TTAAACGCCAGCGGGGAGATAGTGGCGCAGGCGGAGCATATACCAGTTCACTTAGGCTCTTTTTACGTCGGAGTTAAGAACTTATTCAACGCCCTGCGGGAGGCGGGGGTGGAGCTTGAGGAGGGGGATGTGGTGGCTCTGAACGATCCCTACATCTCCGGCACACATTTAAACGACGTAATGGTAGTGACGCCGGTCTTCTGGCGGGGGCGCCTAGTGGCGTATATAGTAAATAAGGCGCATCATGTGGACGTCGGAGGCCCCGTGCCTGGGAGTATAAACCCAAGCGCCAAGACTATATACGAAGAGGGCTTTGTCCTGCCGCCGGTCAAAATAATTAAGAGGGGAGAGGTGAACAAAGAGGCGTTGTCCATCTGGTTGTCAAATGTCAAAACCCCCGAGGCGACAATAGGCGATTTAAACGCCCAAATTGCCGCCAATAGAGTCGGCACGAGGCGCATTGTAGAGCTGTTTGATAAATACGGGGCATTAGTTGAAGAGGCTTGGAAAAGGGCCATTGAGTACGGGCGCCTTATGACGCAGAGCGAAATATCAAAATGGCCGCGGGGAGTATACGTTGCTGAGGATTATTTAGAGCTCGGCGACAAGTTTTTAAAAATAGCCGTGAGGCTCACAATAGGCGAATGCGTTGAGGCAAACTACAGCGGAACGGACCCCCAAGTCGATGCCCCCCTTAACGCCGTCCTTGGCGTCACTTATGCGGCGACATCTTTCCCCATTAGGTGCTTAATAAGGGGGGATGTGCCAATAAACGAGGGGTTTTACTCGTGTATTTCAGTCAAGGCCCCGGAGGGGAGTTTACTAAACCCCAAGAGGCCGGCCGCCGTTGCCGGGGGCAATTTAGAGACTAGCCAGAGAACCGCAGACGCGGTGTTTAAAGCCTTGGCAGAGGCAATGCCCGACAAAGTGCCGGCCGCGGGCTCGGGCACTATGATGAACGTCATGATGGGCGGCGTATATCAGGGGAAGTACTGGAGCTATTATGAGACTATTGGCGGAGGGACGGGCGGGAGGCCGGGCAAACACGGCGTTTCGGGAGTACATGTAAATATGACTAACACCCTTAACACGCCCATAGAAATAGCCGAGAGGACATACCCCTTGTTATTCACTGCGTATAGAATTAGAGAGGGAAGCGGGGGCCGCGGCAAGTGGAGAGGAGGCGACGGGATAGTAAGAGCCTTTAAAGTCCTCGCCCCGACTAGGCTGGCGATACTCGCCGACAGGTTTAAAATAGGCCCCTGGGGCATTCAGGGGGGAGAGGCGGGGAAGCCAGGCCGCGCGTATGTTAAAAAGGCCGGGGGGCGCACCATACAGCTAGACAGCAAGACTATAACTGACCTAGAGCCAGGCGATGAGGTTGTGATAGAGACGCCAGGAGGCGGCGGCTGGGGACCCCACAACTTTTAA